CCTAAATACGCTACGCGTACGTCGTTTAAACTCTTTAGCTCTTTTGCTTCTTCAATAAGCTTTAACGCTTTTTGCTTTAGCTCTTTTAAACGTGCTTCCATTTGGAACCCTCCTAATTTTAAAAATAAAAAAACCTCGCTCCCAAAAAGGGACGAGGTAAATTCGCGGTACCACCCTAAATTGACAGAACAAGTCTGTCCACTTCATTAGTTATAACGATCAATTCTGACCGGAACGCCTTTACATATACATGGTCCTGGCGTCAACTCCAGAGGTGAATTCACTTCCGTCTACCATAAGAATGCTTTCAGTCTAAGGCATTCTCTCCCTATATGGCGATTTTGAAAGTTACTCTTCTCTATCAATGTTTTTCATTCTATTCTTTTTATTATATGTTCAACTTATTATAAGAAGTTTTTTAACGATTCGCAACCGGGCTTTGTAAATAATACGTTAAAATTCCAGCAGCTACTGCTACATTTAGCGACTCGGCCCCGCCATAAATCGGAATATATAAGTTTTGATCACATTTTGCAAGAATATCTTGGTGCACACCATTTCCTTCATTTCCTACAATTAATGCGAAACTTCCTGTTGGTGTTATTTCGCCATATGGAACACCATTTTCTAGCGCTGTTCCGTATACAGGAACGTTATGTGTTTTTAACTTGTCTATCCATTCTTCTAAATTCCCTTTGACAACTGGCAAATGAAAAATAGAGCCTTGTGTAGAGCGGAGCACTTTACTATTATAAGCGTCTACACATCCTTCTCCAAGTACAACAGCATGAACACCTGCTGCATCAGCCGTGCGAATAATTGTCCCTAAATTGCCTGGATCTTGAAGACCATCGAGCAAAAGAAATTTCCCATTTGAAAGCTCTACTTCTTTTTCTTGTTTCTCGCAAACTGCAAATACACCTTGTGTTGTTTCTGTTTCCCTAAGCACCTTTACAATCGGTTCAGGGACAATATACATTTCGACATCAGAAACGATCCAATCTTTCGGAAGGTCCGTTTGATCTGAAACGATAAGTTCTGTAACAATGTCTGCTTTTAAAGCTTCTTCTACTAAATGGAATCCTTCTACAAAGAATAGTCCTTTCTTATCGCGTTCTTTTTTTGTTTGTAACTTTTTCCACTGCTTCACACGCGGATTTTTTACTGAATCAATATTTTTCATTCTATGCATTCCCTCTCTTCTTGTCTTCTCATTATAGCCTATTTTTCATACATATTTACATAAAAAAGAACAAAAACTAATGGCAGTTTCAATTCCGAAAATGAGGTGACTGAAATGAACTTTAATTTACGCGGGGCAGTATTAGCAAATATAGCTGGTAATACACAAGATCAATTACAAGAAACGATTGTTGACGCTATTCAAAGCGGCGAAGAAAAAATGTTACCGGGACTTGGTGTTTTATTTGAAGTAATTTGGAAAAATGCAGATGAAAATGAAAGGCACGATATGCTCGAAACACTAGAACAAGGATTAAAAAATAAGTAATATCACAAGCCTGTCTCCAAAAAAAATTTTTTTTGGAGACAGGTGTTTTTTACCTTGTATACAAAATCATCGTATATCGGCGATTTTTCAAATATATCGGCGATTCGACACAAGATATCGACCAGTCGACAAATTCCGTCATCTTATTACTACTAAAAATAATAAAAGCCCGTCTCTTTCCTCTAAATCTTTCTACTTTACTAATACTGCTTAATGGAGTACAATGTTCAAAATATATTTTAATCGGTTAAAAAAGGAGTAAATGTTTTATGCGCCACGTTACACTTGAACAAATTTTCGAACATCATATTACACAAAAGTACGTAAGCCGTTCTGGAATGGTTCATGCGATTGCCGTCGCTTATCATGCGTTTCACTTAGCGAAAAAGCATCACGCCTCAGTCGATGCGGCAACAAAGGCTGGCTTTCTTCATGACATCGGACATCATACATGGTATAGCGATGGAAAATGGGACTATGAATTATATAAAAAGAATGATATCCATGCAATTAAAGGAGCGGAAAGAGCTCATAAATTGTTGATTCGATTAGGAGAACACCCTAGACTTGCAAAAGAAATTTCCATTGCGATTCTTCTGCATACAGACTCTTTCCTAGTAAAGCAAGAGATTGAAAGAACACCTCTTCAACAGGTTATTAAATGGGCGGATGAAGCAGATGAAGAGCCGGGTGGAGCACATCATTACCGAACAATTTCTTATGAAAAAGCATTGAAAGCTATTCAACAATTAGATCAAATGGTAGAGCGTGAATTACAAACACAACAAACGAAATCCAATAAAAAAATAGCGCAAATTTGTCAATAAATAAGAGGTATCACTGCATAGCGATACCTCTTTTATTATTTTCCTGTTTTATCTTTTTTGGAACAGGACTACTAAGCGGCTTATTTATATTACTCCCACTGGCGATTTATACTGAAGGCATTTCAAATAAAAAGACAATTACTCTATATGAATCTCTTGGAAATGCTACAAGCATTTTTATCATAAAAATAAATTTATTTTTAATCATATCTAAAATAACCCTAACATTGTAAAATATAACTTATTAACTAGAAGGAGATTTTATATGGATATTTTGGCTTTTGTATGGATTTTCTTTATGCCTATCCTCGTAATGTCAGGCGTGATTGGTGGAATGTTTTTAATAATAGCAGGCGTGAATTATCGGAAGTTACTCGTGGTCTTAATGGGATTGCTCTCTTTTTCCTTTGTGGTACTCCCTTTTGTTTTCTGGGGCATGGGGATTGATAGTGATAAATTTCTTCGTATTCCAACCGTTCTATATTGGATTCTATTCTCTTTAACTGGTTTGTTAGCAGGAGTCAATGGCATACAATTAAAAGTGAAAAGTATACGCAATATGGGATTCATTATTTTTTCTACAGGAATGTTAGGTGCTATTTTCTATTATTTGATGTCCCTACCTAATTCATTCTCTATATAACAGAATCGTTTACAGTTATTGCTCATCAACTTCTCGTTACAGATTAACTATAAAAAAGCAGGGACATTAATTCCCTGCTTTTCGATTTGGCTTATTACCTGATTTCAAGAAGAATGATAATACCCAGGCAATACCCGCTAATATGGTTGCAATTAAGAACGCATCATTAATACCGTTAATTGCAGATAGCTTTGAAATTTGTCCGTATAATAGTTGCGTACTCATCACATCTCCAGCTTGTGCGGAACCAGCTAAAGCTGCTAAGCTTTGTCCCATTCCGTGTACTTTATCAACTAAAATCGGATTTGTCGTTGTTAACATATTTCCGTAATCTGCTACGTGATAGTTTGTTTGCTGCGTCATAATTGTAATTAAAATCGCTGTACCAATTGAACCGGCGACTTGTCTTGACGTATTTTGTGTTGCTGTACCATGCGAAATCAATTTCATCGGCAACGCATTCATACCAGCTGTCATAATTGGCATCATAATAAACGACATTCCGATTGAACGTATGATGTAGTCTCTCATGATTACACTATATGGTGTCTCCATTGTTAATTTCGTAAATTCATATGTTGCATATGTTGTAATTGCTAACCCAATGATTGCTAAGGGACGAATGCCATACTTATCAAATAGTTTCCCT
The window above is part of the Bacillus cytotoxicus NVH 391-98 genome. Proteins encoded here:
- a CDS encoding HD domain-containing protein; translated protein: MRHVTLEQIFEHHITQKYVSRSGMVHAIAVAYHAFHLAKKHHASVDAATKAGFLHDIGHHTWYSDGKWDYELYKKNDIHAIKGAERAHKLLIRLGEHPRLAKEISIAILLHTDSFLVKQEIERTPLQQVIKWADEADEEPGGAHHYRTISYEKALKAIQQLDQMVERELQTQQTKSNKKIAQICQ
- the sspI gene encoding small acid-soluble spore protein SspI; the protein is MNFNLRGAVLANIAGNTQDQLQETIVDAIQSGEEKMLPGLGVLFEVIWKNADENERHDMLETLEQGLKNK
- a CDS encoding TrmH family RNA methyltransferase, whose translation is MKNIDSVKNPRVKQWKKLQTKKERDKKGLFFVEGFHLVEEALKADIVTELIVSDQTDLPKDWIVSDVEMYIVPEPIVKVLRETETTQGVFAVCEKQEKEVELSNGKFLLLDGLQDPGNLGTIIRTADAAGVHAVVLGEGCVDAYNSKVLRSTQGSIFHLPVVKGNLEEWIDKLKTHNVPVYGTALENGVPYGEITPTGSFALIVGNEGNGVHQDILAKCDQNLYIPIYGGAESLNVAVAAGILTYYLQSPVANR